The proteins below come from a single Desulfovibrio sp. genomic window:
- a CDS encoding RNA-binding protein, producing the protein MATSIYVGNLSWSATQDGVEALFKPFGDVLSVNLISDRETGRARGFGFVEMDESSAINAISALDGKEVDGRALRVNKAEPKKPAARRW; encoded by the coding sequence ATGGCTACTTCTATTTATGTCGGTAATTTGTCTTGGTCTGCCACCCAGGACGGCGTTGAAGCTCTCTTCAAGCCCTTTGGCGATGTTCTTTCCGTGAACCTGATTTCTGATCGCGAAACCGGCCGCGCCCGTGGCTTTGGTTTTGTTGAAATGGACGAAAGCAGCGCCATCAACGCCATCTCCGCTCTTGACGGCAAAGAAGTTGACGGCCGCGCCCTGCGCGTGAACAAGGCTGAGCCCAAAAAGCCCGCCGCCCGCCGCTGGTAA
- a CDS encoding enoyl-ACP reductase: MLLQGKKALILGLANNRSIAYGIANALKEQGARLAFNYVGDAIKKRVDPLSEELGGEFTFQCDVCDDAQIQAAADLVKEKWGDLDILVHSVAFANREDLGGRFVDTSREGFRLAMDVSAYSLTGVCRAFEPLLHEGSSIMTMTYHGSTKVIPGYNVMGVAKAALEASVRYLACDFGTKGIRVNAISAGPIKTLAASAVSSMKDLCNIVDRNAPLHRNVTTSDVGGTALYLASDLAHAVTGQVIYVDSGFSTIGVMG, from the coding sequence ATGCTGCTGCAAGGAAAGAAAGCTCTTATACTGGGTTTGGCCAATAATAGAAGTATCGCGTACGGCATTGCCAATGCCCTTAAGGAACAAGGCGCCCGGCTGGCGTTCAACTATGTGGGCGATGCCATCAAAAAACGCGTTGACCCCCTGAGCGAAGAGCTTGGCGGTGAATTCACCTTCCAGTGCGATGTGTGCGATGACGCGCAGATTCAGGCCGCCGCCGATCTGGTCAAAGAAAAGTGGGGCGATCTGGACATCCTTGTGCACTCCGTGGCCTTTGCCAATCGCGAAGACCTGGGTGGCCGCTTTGTGGACACCTCCCGCGAGGGCTTCCGCCTTGCCATGGACGTTTCCGCCTACTCGCTCACGGGCGTCTGTCGGGCTTTTGAACCCCTGCTGCACGAGGGTTCTTCCATCATGACCATGACCTATCACGGTTCCACCAAGGTCATCCCCGGCTACAACGTCATGGGCGTCGCCAAGGCCGCTCTTGAGGCCTCCGTGCGCTACCTTGCCTGCGACTTCGGCACCAAGGGCATCCGCGTCAACGCCATCAGCGCTGGCCCCATCAAGACCCTTGCCGCTTCTGCTGTCTCCAGCATGAAGGATCTGTGCAACATTGTTGACCGCAACGCCCCGCTGCACCGCAACGTCACCACCAGCGACGTGGGCGGCACGGCCCTGTACCTCGCCTCTGACCTTGCCCACGCTGTGACGGGCCAGGTCATCTATGTGGACAGCGGCTTCAGCACCATAGGCGTCATGGGCTAA
- a CDS encoding phosphoribosylaminoimidazolesuccinocarboxamide synthase — protein sequence MKVVVKTEISAYPLLSRGKVRDIYDVDEKTLLIVTTDRMSAFDVIMNEPIPYKGVILNQITLFWMEKFKDIIPNHLIESDVNRFPAALAPWKDELEGRAVIVRKAKPLPVECIVRGYITGSGWKDYKATGTLCGYKLPANLRESDKLEPALFTPSTKAELGQHDENISVAQAAKLLGAETAAQVERTTLAIYEAGRTYAAGRGIIVADTKFEFGFIDGKLHLIDEVLTPDSSRFWPADQYQPGQGQPSFDKQYLRDWLEKQPWNKQPPPPALPEEIIKATANRYQEAYDILTK from the coding sequence ATGAAAGTCGTGGTAAAAACCGAGATCAGCGCCTATCCCCTTCTTTCTCGCGGGAAAGTGCGCGACATCTATGATGTGGACGAAAAAACACTGCTCATTGTCACCACTGACCGCATGTCGGCCTTTGACGTGATCATGAACGAACCCATCCCCTACAAGGGCGTGATTCTTAACCAGATCACCCTGTTCTGGATGGAAAAGTTCAAGGACATCATCCCCAATCACTTGATTGAAAGCGATGTGAACCGCTTCCCCGCCGCTCTGGCCCCCTGGAAGGACGAGCTTGAAGGCCGCGCCGTCATCGTACGCAAGGCCAAGCCCCTGCCCGTGGAATGCATTGTGCGCGGCTACATCACCGGCTCCGGCTGGAAGGATTACAAGGCCACCGGCACCCTGTGCGGCTACAAGCTGCCCGCCAACCTGCGCGAATCCGACAAGCTGGAACCTGCGCTGTTTACGCCCTCAACTAAGGCAGAACTGGGCCAGCACGATGAAAACATCAGCGTGGCTCAGGCTGCGAAACTGCTCGGCGCGGAAACCGCCGCCCAGGTTGAACGCACCACGCTTGCCATTTACGAGGCCGGGCGCACCTATGCCGCCGGGCGCGGCATCATCGTGGCCGACACCAAGTTTGAGTTCGGCTTTATTGACGGCAAACTGCACCTCATTGATGAAGTGCTCACGCCTGATTCTTCCCGCTTCTGGCCCGCTGACCAGTATCAGCCCGGTCAGGGCCAGCCCAGCTTTGACAAGCAGTACCTGCGAGACTGGCTGGAAAAGCAGCCCTGGAACAAGCAGCCCCCGCCGCCCGCCCTGCCGGAAGAAATCATCAAGGCCACGGCGAACCGCTACCAGGAAGCTTACGACATCCTTACAAAGTAA
- the hisD gene encoding histidinol dehydrogenase, whose amino-acid sequence MTCRILTLQHEQEWPALAQWLQGRHNPGNGVESAVTDIINAVRQKGDDALVEYTRNFDCPDFAPPLRVSEQEIAKAAASVTIESREIIGEAASNIRSFHEAQVEKSWFLTRPDGSILGQQVTSVDAGGLYVPGGQGGNTPLVSSLLMSAIPAQVAGVPRLAVFTPPRKDGTVNPHILAAAHLLDIDEVYRVGGAWSIAAMAYGTQTIQPVDVIAGPGNIFVTTAKRFVQGTVGIDMIAGPSEVLVLADSSANPAWLAADMLSQAEHDALASAICITDDARLADALQQELKKQCAALPRATTAARALEDWSAIVVTPNLSVAVAVANMVAPEHLELCTRDPWAVLPFIRHAGAVFMGQHSPEPVGDYFAGPNHVLPTLGTARFSSALSVQTFCKKTSIVAASSTFLQQNMQSIAALARLEGLEAHARSVEARGKK is encoded by the coding sequence ATGACATGCCGAATTTTGACGCTGCAACATGAACAGGAATGGCCCGCGCTGGCCCAGTGGCTGCAAGGGCGGCACAACCCCGGCAACGGGGTGGAAAGCGCCGTAACCGACATTATCAACGCTGTGCGGCAAAAGGGCGACGACGCCCTTGTGGAGTACACGCGCAATTTTGACTGCCCTGACTTTGCCCCGCCCCTGCGCGTGAGCGAGCAGGAGATCGCCAAGGCGGCAGCCTCCGTCACCATTGAAAGCCGCGAAATCATCGGCGAGGCTGCGTCCAATATACGTTCTTTCCACGAAGCGCAGGTTGAGAAATCGTGGTTTCTCACCCGCCCGGACGGCAGCATTCTCGGCCAGCAGGTTACATCTGTTGACGCGGGCGGCCTGTATGTTCCCGGCGGCCAAGGCGGCAATACGCCCCTTGTTTCCAGCCTGCTCATGAGCGCCATACCCGCCCAGGTGGCTGGCGTGCCGCGTCTGGCGGTATTCACGCCGCCCCGCAAGGACGGCACGGTTAATCCGCACATTCTTGCTGCTGCGCATCTACTTGATATTGATGAAGTTTACCGCGTTGGCGGAGCATGGTCCATTGCGGCCATGGCCTACGGTACGCAGACCATTCAGCCTGTGGATGTTATTGCCGGGCCTGGCAATATTTTTGTCACCACTGCCAAGCGCTTTGTGCAGGGCACTGTGGGCATTGATATGATCGCCGGGCCAAGCGAAGTGCTCGTGCTGGCCGATTCTTCCGCCAATCCCGCATGGCTTGCCGCGGATATGCTTTCGCAGGCGGAGCACGATGCCCTGGCCTCGGCCATCTGCATCACCGACGATGCCCGTCTGGCCGATGCCCTCCAGCAGGAGCTGAAAAAGCAGTGCGCCGCCCTGCCCAGAGCCACCACCGCCGCCCGCGCGCTGGAAGACTGGAGCGCCATTGTGGTTACGCCCAATCTTTCCGTAGCTGTGGCGGTTGCCAACATGGTGGCCCCGGAGCATCTTGAACTGTGCACCCGCGACCCCTGGGCCGTATTGCCCTTTATTCGCCATGCCGGTGCCGTATTCATGGGCCAGCACAGCCCCGAACCCGTGGGCGACTATTTTGCCGGGCCCAACCATGTGCTGCCCACACTGGGAACGGCGCGTTTTTCATCGGCTCTTTCGGTGCAGACCTTCTGCAAAAAGACCAGCATCGTGGCCGCTTCTTCAACCTTTTTACAGCAGAACATGCAGTCCATAGCCGCCCTTGCCCGGCTGGAAGGCCTGGAAGCCCACGCCCGCTCCGTTGAAGCGCGCGGGAAGAAATAG
- the grpE gene encoding nucleotide exchange factor GrpE: MNHSFGQQGGQQGSQADNRAECQPERPEDGFLEEDGILFGQHAGKNPAADSVQESDTAPADKAASAESLEERCKAELTEMRLRNAAEMDNFKKRLAREHEEQMRYAAEKVLGDLLPTLDNLDLALRYGSKSEACKDMLQGVAMTHKLLLDAVEKHGLKPLGEEGEEFDPNVHEAVGFEDRPDFAPNSVARVLQRGFKLGERLLRPAKVMVKQ, from the coding sequence ATGAACCACTCATTCGGACAGCAGGGCGGTCAGCAGGGCAGCCAGGCGGATAACCGGGCAGAATGCCAGCCCGAAAGACCGGAAGATGGTTTTCTTGAAGAAGACGGTATTCTGTTCGGTCAACATGCGGGCAAGAATCCCGCTGCCGATTCCGTGCAGGAGTCTGATACTGCCCCGGCAGACAAGGCGGCTTCAGCCGAAAGCCTTGAAGAACGTTGCAAGGCGGAGCTGACAGAAATGCGCCTGCGTAATGCCGCAGAAATGGACAATTTCAAGAAGCGCCTGGCGCGCGAGCATGAAGAGCAGATGCGCTACGCTGCTGAAAAGGTCTTGGGAGATCTGCTGCCCACGCTCGATAACCTTGATCTGGCCCTGCGTTACGGCAGCAAGAGCGAAGCCTGCAAAGACATGTTGCAGGGCGTGGCCATGACCCACAAGCTGTTGCTTGATGCGGTGGAAAAGCACGGACTCAAGCCCCTGGGCGAGGAAGGCGAAGAATTTGATCCCAACGTGCATGAAGCTGTGGGGTTTGAAGACCGCCCCGACTTTGCCCCCAACTCTGTGGCGCGTGTGCTGCAACGGGGTTTCAAGCTGGGTGAGCGCTTGCTCCGCCCCGCCAAGGTGATGGTAAAACAGTAA
- a CDS encoding LysR family transcriptional regulator — protein MANDLFDIPDWRLLRYFSVVAEECSLRRAADRLYMTQPPLSRHMRHLEEMLGITLFERHSRGLTLTESGVEVLRIARPVLEAQDAARLLLRRLGHGGNGSEAPLSIGLTTAFEQGIFSGFMKKLDILRGNPVRYVRQPSPQLARGISRGRLNAALVALPLEVPGVRVSPLPYAEPLLAALPHAWLAALQHDSQEPIRLQSLNGRPLFWFRRENNPVYFDHMRGIFAHMRFAPVYLEEPDEYDVLLARIAQGDGMGLLPRSFSAIGRRDVVFCPLAEGELLELRLGLALQTGGDYDPDGSTNQGDEPETTSQLRQILAEAAHFLGTA, from the coding sequence ATGGCTAACGATCTTTTTGACATCCCTGACTGGCGGCTGCTGCGCTATTTTTCTGTAGTTGCAGAAGAATGCAGCCTGCGCCGCGCAGCTGACAGGCTGTATATGACCCAGCCGCCCCTGAGCCGCCATATGCGACATCTGGAAGAAATGCTGGGCATCACGCTGTTTGAACGCCACAGCCGAGGGCTGACACTCACAGAGTCAGGGGTGGAAGTGCTGCGCATTGCCCGCCCGGTACTGGAAGCACAGGACGCCGCAAGGCTGCTTTTGCGGAGGCTCGGACATGGCGGGAATGGATCAGAAGCGCCCTTGTCCATTGGCCTGACAACAGCTTTTGAACAGGGCATTTTTTCAGGCTTCATGAAAAAGCTTGATATTCTCAGAGGCAACCCGGTGCGCTATGTGCGCCAGCCCTCGCCCCAACTGGCGCGCGGGATTAGCCGGGGCAGACTGAACGCGGCACTGGTGGCCCTGCCGCTTGAGGTTCCGGGTGTGCGCGTAAGCCCGCTGCCCTATGCAGAGCCTCTGCTGGCGGCCTTGCCCCACGCATGGCTTGCTGCCCTGCAGCATGACAGTCAGGAGCCGATACGCCTGCAAAGTCTGAACGGCAGACCTCTTTTCTGGTTTCGGCGCGAGAACAACCCCGTATACTTTGACCACATGCGAGGCATTTTCGCCCATATGCGATTTGCGCCAGTTTATCTGGAAGAACCGGATGAATACGATGTGCTGCTGGCCCGCATAGCTCAAGGAGACGGCATGGGGTTGCTACCACGTTCATTTTCCGCCATTGGGCGGAGAGATGTTGTCTTTTGCCCGCTGGCGGAGGGGGAACTGCTGGAACTACGCCTGGGCCTGGCACTGCAAACGGGTGGTGATTACGACCCGGACGGCAGCACCAATCAGGGTGACGAGCCTGAAACGACATCACAATTGCGGCAGATCCTTGCCGAGGCCGCCCATTTTCTGGGCACGGCATAA
- a CDS encoding carboxymuconolactone decarboxylase family protein, producing MQTDRYAAGLAMLEQVDGRGGEKVLESVRAICPDFAQYLVEFPFGDIYSRPGLDLKKREIAVVAALTAMGNAAPQLRVHIAAALHVGCTRQEILEVIMQMAVYAGFPAALNGLFAARDVFDGQDGQKV from the coding sequence ATGCAGACTGATCGTTATGCCGCAGGGCTTGCCATGCTGGAACAGGTTGACGGACGCGGTGGGGAAAAAGTGCTTGAAAGCGTGCGGGCCATTTGCCCAGATTTTGCGCAATACCTTGTGGAATTTCCGTTCGGGGATATCTATTCAAGGCCAGGGCTGGATTTGAAAAAAAGGGAGATTGCCGTTGTGGCGGCCCTGACAGCAATGGGCAACGCGGCCCCGCAACTGCGTGTGCATATTGCGGCTGCCCTGCATGTGGGCTGCACCCGTCAGGAAATACTGGAAGTCATTATGCAGATGGCCGTGTACGCTGGGTTTCCCGCCGCGTTGAACGGCCTGTTTGCCGCCAGGGATGTTTTTGACGGGCAGGATGGGCAGAAAGTGTAG